Below is a genomic region from Astatotilapia calliptera chromosome 13, fAstCal1.2, whole genome shotgun sequence.
ACTCTCAAAAACATGGGCTGAGCTATGGTTGAAACCTAACAAGGGTGTTTAACTTCTCATTTCAGTAAGTCACATTATTGCAAGGTTAGACAGTATCGTCACTATATCATGACTATGATGCACAGCCTTTTAAAACCTACagcacttttaacaggaagacacagATTGTCCAAAAAGTgcaacacacacatagacagtaTCAAAGTCTGACATAgctttgaattaaaataaagcCAATCCGGATTTGCCTGAACCCTGCTTTTTACCTAAAgtccaccagatggcgatagctgTGGATGCAAAAAGGCTTCCAGTGCTATAGAAGCCCGTGGAATTCAATTTTTATTTGGTCTTGACCTTTCTAAACCCTTAtctgatgagtttatgggctTAGTTACTGAATAATAAAAAGATTAAGTCTATTGTTGTAAATCTTGGTCATACAATTTTTCCAAATGGAAGATTATTTGTGGTACAAAATGCTCATTAGCTAACAAGACCCACCCCTCCTTCTCATATCCATACATTTTGGGTAACACTATGgtagctacatccatcttttatactgtctatgagaacacactgcacaccaccaGTCTGATCACATTAACTTCAATCCATAACTTCCAGTTAAGAATGGAAGAAGGCTTTTAGGTGGCATAACACACTGTGGAGGTGTGGCAGCCAAGCTAGCTCACGGCTGTTTTTCACGTCACTAAAACTCgatatatatagtatattataatataatgtgattacagtaattCCTACTTTGAAATAtgatttgtatatttttatttattcataatttAACCAGTTTAATTATGCCTGTTTGCTAGTACTGATACAAACACCATCTTTAGCTTGTAACTGGTGGAAATTTCCGGTAACATTGGTACTAGCATTTCTACTCTTTGCTGAAGGATTAATAATATTTTCTGAATTCTTGCCTACAAGaccagaaaaaaatgaactgcGACAAACCTATCTGACACACTTTGTATTTTCCCCTTATCTTTTAGACTGAAATACAATGTGCATTATTTTAATCAGTGTAGTCACTGCCATTGGATAATTGGCTTTAAGCAGCCCTGGGTTGTTATATAgcaaaatatttattgcacagtTTTAGATTTCACAATTTTCTGCAGAGTTCACAGGTAATAATGTCACCTAAAGCCTTTCTTTTCTTAAGTATTTCTTAAAGATATCAGCTTACCAAcacgttttattttttgctataTAGTTCTGTACAATTTTCAGCGGAATTGGCTACCTTTAACATGTAGAGAGTAAAATCGCAGTGCGGATACATAACTGAGCTGTGCCTAAGATTAACAACAAAGTGAAAATTTCAAGTCAGTCAagttaaaaaaatctataagtATTGCTGACAAATTAGTCTTATTTCATATGCTTTTTACATGACATGGAAATAAGACAAATTCTTCCTGATCTCCCTTTTCACATTTGCTGTACAGACCCTGTACAAAAGGAGCTCAATCCAGGGTGTTGTTTGGTGGAGCTCCAGCTACATATTTCAATAATCTCACCATCCCAACACCAGCAAACATTCAGCATTCCAGGCCAAAACTTTAAATAAGGCTTCTGTCAAACTTTCTCTACTAGTTTAGATAATTTTGGGATTCGGCTATCTTAGCTCAGGATACAAACCCCaccaaaagcacaaacaaacaaaaaataacccAGCTTTAGATTATAATCCCAAATTCAGTTAAGATAATTCTCTTGCAATAAATAAAGTACTGTTTGAGTTTATAGTCAGCCCTTAAACTAAACAGATTCTAATGATGTGTTCATTAACAGCTCAAACATCTGTACCTGTGTTTTACTGCCCTGGTTTGCATGTCCTTCCACAAAGcaagtttatttctttacaatTTAAGtggttcattttgttttttgttttctgctttcaaAACTTTTCCCTACAAAGGAATCATCTCATTGAACTCATTCCTCTCTGCTCGAGCTCCCACCATCATCAGCGCTCCTCCCATGTTGGGACCAAGTCCCGTGCAGCCCTTGAGTCCTCCTTCAGCCAGCTCATGGCACATCGTGGCATTGTGGGAAGACACAATATTTCCACTACCTGCAGGTGTGAATATGGTGCTCTCCATCCCCCTCCTCTGTTGCTCTGGTGTTGGAGCAGGCGCCCTAATCCCACTACTTCCAGCACCCACGCTACCTCCAGCACCAGCACCACCTCCCCGCTTTTTAGTTGGTGGTCCCCAGAGGAACGCGTGGGCAGGTCTGTAGTGTTGGCGGGCATAGCGGAGCAAGCGTCGGCGGGTGGCTGGCAGGCGGATGGTGTAGACAAAGTATTCCAGGATGCTGTGCTGCATGTTGGACAGGGTGCCGTGGCACAGCGACTCCTCCAGGAAGAAGCGAACCAGCGGGGCCTTAAAGGCCTCATAGCCGAGCTCACCCAGGGACTTCAGGATGCGAGTGATCCGCAGGTAGTTGTGGTGGGACCTTCAATAAACACGGCGGTTGAGAAAGAGAATTTTGATTGATTAGAATAGTTTGAAATAGCTTTTCTGAAATAGCCATCTAGGACCTCCTCTGTAATAAGTGTCcaaaataagtatttggacaCTTATTTTGAAACATAATCaaattaactttaatttcaaCGGTCACTGGACTGCAAGACTGCACGTACcaatcatttctgttttttagaAACTTTATTTCCTCCTGGAAGTTATTCTTGTATCACCATCTTCAGACCCCATTCCTTCAGTGTCTCTTTTATAATGTTTCTGGTGTAACAGCTTTTTTCCTGCACGATTTGCACGTCCATATCCACTAGCATCAGATAACCCTGTGTTGGTATAATGTCCTCCCGATAACCATCACCTCTCTGTGGACACGGGCGGTTAAAAGTACCCATTTATTGCTCTACCTATACCACTTATCACACGTATAGGTTAAAAGATGGACAGATCACAAGCCTGttccacagctgacacacacgtCCCTACACAATCGCACATCGATGGGCAGTTTTATGGAACAACCCAACCACTGTTCATTCTGTGGTCTAGATTGAAGTAAAGGTGATGGCCTTCAATACAACCATGATGTAATGTCTGATGTCTCTGGcaatataatttttatttactgtttggtgTGGCTACTTGGCCCATGAGAAATCTAGAAACCAGATTCAGACATCTTTGTGCATTTTAATGGCAAGAGAATGGAAAGAAAATACACtgttgtcagctttgttttccaTGTGTTTAGAGCTTAACGCAACAATTAGATTCAAATGGTTTAAGGAAGGTTTGTGACTGGAGGAGATTGTGGTAATAAAAGGGAAAGTAATGCTTTCCCTTCTAAAAGGTTTTAGGTACAAGGACAAGCACACGCTTTAATGTAAACTGCAAAGTGCGGCATTCAGGTGGTCCTTTGGCAGGAGGAAACACCGTACCTTATCTCAAGCAATGAAAACATCGAAACGGgatgtgaaacaaaaaaaacaacaacaattgtTCTTTTAAATTGCCCTTTAACCATCTGTTTGTCCATTCAAAACATCCTCTTTCACATTCAGCTGCTGTTAGAGGAGCAATTAAGTTGCAAAGGATTTAGAATGATTGCCTTGCTAAAGGACTGAAAAGCAGCTACTGGCAACTATGCGATAACTTCACACAAATTGTAGCTGCAATTTTATCCCCCCCAAGCTACTGCACAgtgcatttaaatatataactttcgcaagtgtgtgtgtgtacttactCATTAAGGTGTTGGAAGCGCTCCTGCCAGTTCGGAGCCCGAGCAACATTGCCACTCTTATCCAGCAGCTTGACGCCGTAGAAGTCCAACATGAGGGAATAGGCCGCCAGGAATCTCCGCTTTGCTTCCCGAGTGCTTTGGAATTCCTGATGTGATTCAACAcaacaaatcagaaacaaacagacagGTTGTGTACAAAAGCAGCTTTTCTCTTTAGGTGatcagaagaagcagaagagaaAGCTGTATGCAAACACTGGGTAATCGCCCGAAAACGAGTCTGAAATTTCATGAGGGACACATTTCTACCTACTTTTAATGGGAGCATGCACATGCAAACCAGCTGTGTTGTTCAAACAGATGTCTAATTTAGTCAGAGCCAAAGCTGAATGAGTATTTCCCAGAACGGTTGTTTGCTTTGTCACATTTGAGCGACTTATTTAAACGAGAGTGTATCGGCATTCTTAAAACTTCACTCGATTCAAAATTTGCTaaatttgtgctaaattatttCGGTAGTGAAATGTAAAGACTCAACCATGGGAAACACTTGTGCGATGAAAAGCCACAACTAAAGCAGTGATGCAAAACATTAGCAAAACCGTGACACTGAGCTGTGTTTTCCCCCTGCACTGAAAGCGCATTATAATGCACCTGAGCTGCCAGCGACACTCCACTAACTGTGAGCAACTCATAGTTCTTTGCAATGAAAGCATCAAAATCGGTTCACAGGTGGAAAGCTTTCAGTGTTATATGTCTGAATATAACcacatttaagtaaaaaaacgatctaatatgctaATGTAGGAAAGCAGAAGTGAAATCTAACACCAAACAACAGATATTTAGGTAGAAACTATAAAAAGAAGAGTGTCCGCAGGAGCACAGCTGGAGATCAAGCACATGTCATCACAGTTTAATGAAGCACAGCATTAATAAAGCGGACCATCACAGACTAGTAGAGACAGAATATGTGTACAAAACTCACTTTGATTTCGTCCTGAGTCAGTTCATGTGCGTAGAAGTTGAGCCCTTGTTCTCTTAATGGGAACAGCCTGGGGTACAGAAATGGagtaaaaacactgtaaaaacatACAACACAATAACTACAGGGATGTGATGGTCAAGAAATACATCTGCCTACCAAATAATGAAGATAATTACTCAGTGTAATTTCTCAGCAGGTGCTACTGTTTGCTCACTGTGCATGGTATGTAAAGGCTGTCCACCTCTTTCTTCTAGGCTAGTAAAGTGACTGCTAAAACCTTCCCACCGAATGTTAACCTGGCAACCCTACCAGAACTATGTGAATCGCTACATTCACTATATCAAACATGTAAAGGTCAGCAGCAAAAAAGGCAGCCTGCACATAGAGCCTGGAAGTTGCTGTGTATGTacatgaagaccaaaaacacatgtaaaataGACTGAATAGGAGTGTTTGCCTACTTAACAATGAAGCTAGCATGGATGTGCCAAATAACTGCAGTTCCTTCAATGGCCACATGACGCTGGCCCCAAAAGCAAGTCGTTCCCCTTTAACACTTGTTGTGCATTGTAACACTTCCATGTTACATATCAAACATGGAAGCCATATCAAGCTAACTACAGTTGTCAAGCTTGATGTGACAATCACCGTTTAAGCCAACGGTCCCCAatcttttttgcgccacggaccgatTTAATATCAAACAACATTTTCACGGTGGTAGTCGCGTTGTGTCGCGGATAAAGGTGTCGCggacaaatacaacaaaataaaatgatacgaccaaggcaaaaactgtggtattttgtaaatataataataaacgcgaATTCACTGtttaattgtgtaactttattagcagtgtCCTCCTGCTAATAAAACGActcaacaacattgagagtcaCGTGTCTTCTCTGCCCTTTAATGCGCTCTGGTCTCTATGGTAACGCgtaaacatttctttcaaaataagacacacaactacaacacaggaaaagacccagagaaacgataaaagttaacaataaaaactccgaaaaccataaatttcacacccgagcctcaactctcgcggcttggtaccaaacaactcacggactggtaccggtccatgTCCCAGGGGTTTAAGCCACTAAAATCagttctgaaacctgactggACAGGTTAAACTAAGTGAGCGGTCATTAAAATATTCCTGTTTTTTATTGAACTTTAATCTGTAACAGGATAGAAAAAGGAAGCTTTGACATGTCATGTTACCGTGCCTTCTTGCAGGCTAAGAACAACt
It encodes:
- the LOC113035406 gene encoding opioid growth factor receptor-like protein 1, encoding MGNLVGSWRFKEPSTIEECDSTWGSDSESDEPAAEDDSGISDSVSPAESERAAGHAGDSTPQLTDSPESVPKMKRSFYAARDLYKYRHSYPNFRRSRQPNEYRNLRFYLNKIPLVPDGIYIEEILSKWRGDYDKLEHNHTYIQWLFPLREQGLNFYAHELTQDEIKEFQSTREAKRRFLAAYSLMLDFYGVKLLDKSGNVARAPNWQERFQHLNESHHNYLRITRILKSLGELGYEAFKAPLVRFFLEESLCHGTLSNMQHSILEYFVYTIRLPATRRRLLRYARQHYRPAHAFLWGPPTKKRGGGAGAGGSVGAGSSGIRAPAPTPEQQRRGMESTIFTPAGSGNIVSSHNATMCHELAEGGLKGCTGLGPNMGGALMMVGARAERNEFNEMIPL